In Syntrophobacterales bacterium, a genomic segment contains:
- a CDS encoding tetratricopeptide repeat protein: protein MKKIAQSALRVILNIPLYMDYILGRTSHYGGSAGSNDKMYYDAESIKKAEESLRKMEDGRDIYDHELLVPINELAQLYMKDGRYPEAEKFYARSLDILERELGPGHGGIAPVLCHMGSACLEQGKYGEAEELFLKALRSAETGFGAEGLIVASSLERLGVAVTFQGRYSEAEIILKRSLEMAKKAGSTNHGVVSAVLKGLAGVYFMQNWHEAAHGFYKNSFEVRKKVFGSNHLLTAESRYDLGRVLSARGKYDRAEPYLERALDTQDKLLRDDHPHAERTVDELANAYYYQGKYTEAIRFFERSLATKERKLGPDHMGVAFILGNIGHAYYYGRKSAMAEPLYRRALAITEKAMGHEHRETALKSGTLAASCLAQGKLEEAKQMCAQSLSILEAEPEPDYPNLANLYALMGQLYKRMGRKEDGKRYADLAKTLRRKLELEMVMNP, encoded by the coding sequence ATGAAAAAGATTGCTCAATCGGCGCTCAGAGTCATCCTTAATATACCTCTCTATATGGATTATATCTTAGGGAGAACGTCTCACTATGGCGGGTCGGCGGGATCCAACGATAAGATGTATTACGATGCGGAATCGATAAAGAAGGCTGAAGAATCTCTCAGGAAGATGGAGGATGGGAGGGACATTTACGACCATGAACTCCTTGTGCCCATAAATGAGCTTGCTCAACTCTATATGAAGGATGGCAGATATCCTGAGGCTGAGAAATTTTATGCGCGTTCGTTAGATATACTTGAAAGGGAGCTCGGTCCCGGTCATGGCGGTATAGCGCCAGTATTGTGCCATATGGGATCTGCCTGCCTTGAGCAGGGGAAATACGGAGAAGCGGAAGAGCTCTTTTTAAAAGCCCTCCGGTCTGCAGAAACCGGCTTTGGGGCGGAAGGTCTCATTGTGGCATCATCCCTCGAGAGGCTCGGAGTTGCCGTAACATTTCAAGGAAGATATTCGGAGGCGGAGATAATTCTCAAAAGGTCTTTAGAAATGGCAAAAAAGGCCGGGAGTACGAACCATGGTGTTGTATCGGCGGTATTGAAGGGGCTGGCCGGTGTCTATTTCATGCAGAACTGGCATGAGGCCGCCCATGGATTTTACAAGAATAGCTTCGAGGTCAGAAAGAAAGTCTTCGGTTCAAATCATCTCCTGACGGCTGAATCACGCTATGATTTGGGCCGGGTCTTAAGCGCGAGAGGCAAATACGACAGAGCTGAACCATACCTCGAACGGGCGCTAGACACGCAGGATAAGCTGCTAAGAGATGACCACCCTCACGCGGAACGGACGGTGGATGAACTTGCCAATGCGTACTATTATCAGGGTAAATACACGGAAGCTATAAGATTTTTCGAGCGCTCCCTTGCGACAAAAGAGAGGAAGCTGGGGCCCGACCACATGGGGGTTGCTTTTATTCTCGGCAATATAGGCCACGCCTATTACTACGGCCGCAAATCTGCCATGGCGGAGCCGCTTTATCGGCGTGCCCTTGCGATAACGGAGAAGGCGATGGGGCATGAGCACAGGGAAACGGCTTTAAAGTCCGGGACCTTGGCAGCCTCATGTCTTGCCCAGGGCAAGCTTGAAGAGGCGAAGCAAATGTGCGCCCAGTCGCTCTCCATACTGGAGGCTGAACCAGAGCCGGACTACCCGAATCTGGCAAACCTCTACGCTCTCATGGGGCAGCTATACAAGAGGATGGGAAGAAAAGAGGATGGAAAACGTTATGCCGACTTGGCGAAGACTTTACGGCGGAAACTTGAGCTGGAAATGGTGATGAACCCGTGA
- the truA gene encoding tRNA pseudouridine(38-40) synthase TruA: protein MRNISLSVSYDGTAYHGWQYQPNVITVQETLQKTVERIINRPVKLYGGARTDTGVHAQGQVVNFHSDTLIDLKSLEKGINSLLPSDVKIKKADEMPEDFHSRYSAKSKTYIYCILNTPHNSPFYGRYAWHIRHSLDISNMGTVIRNVKGVHDFSAFKKQDETYRSTEREVLRAGVGKRNEFVYVVLEATGFLRYMVRNIVGTLVLAGFGRLTAEGFRDIMESGDRRKAGSTAPAKGLFLKEIIY from the coding sequence ATGAGAAACATTTCTCTCTCTGTCTCTTATGACGGGACAGCGTATCATGGGTGGCAATATCAGCCCAATGTTATTACCGTACAGGAGACCCTTCAGAAGACGGTCGAGAGGATTATCAACCGTCCGGTAAAACTATATGGCGGCGCGAGGACCGATACCGGAGTCCACGCCCAAGGCCAGGTGGTTAACTTTCACTCCGACACATTGATTGATCTTAAGAGTCTGGAAAAGGGGATTAATAGCCTTCTGCCCTCTGACGTCAAGATTAAGAAGGCGGACGAGATGCCGGAGGATTTTCATTCGAGATACTCCGCGAAAAGTAAGACTTACATTTATTGTATCCTTAATACGCCCCACAACTCTCCGTTTTATGGACGATATGCGTGGCATATCCGGCATAGCCTTGATATTTCGAATATGGGCACTGTTATACGAAATGTGAAGGGGGTTCACGATTTTTCCGCATTCAAGAAACAGGACGAGACGTACCGGAGCACGGAACGTGAGGTTCTTAGGGCGGGGGTTGGAAAGAGAAACGAATTTGTTTATGTGGTGCTTGAGGCCACAGGGTTCCTTCGCTACATGGTGAGGAATATTGTGGGAACGCTCGTGCTTGCCGGTTTTGGGCGACTGACCGCAGAAGGGTTCCGGGATATTATGGAATCGGGCGACAGACGGAAGGCAGGCTCAACTGCTCCTGCTAAAGGGCTGTTTCTGAAGGAAATAATATATTAG
- the gyrA gene encoding DNA gyrase subunit A: MHTSVVTVPIEEEMKRSYMDYAMSIIIGRALPDVRDGLKPVHRRILYAMYELGNTHDKPYKKSARVVGDVIGKFHPHGDQAVYDAIARMVQDFSMRYPLVDGQGNFGSIDGDAPAAMRYTEVRLSRIAEEILKDIEKETVGFRPNYDESLVEPVVMPTRIPNLLVNGSSGIAVGMATNIPPHNLTEVVNGIVAYIDNPEITLDELLTYVTGPDFPTQAIIYGRQGIREAYETGRGHITLRARASIEKKKDGREMIVVSEIPYQVNKLRLIETIADLVNTKKIEGVSNLKDESNREGIRLVIELKRGEMGPPILNQLYKHTQLQTTFGIIFLTIVNNEPKVLSLKELITEFILFRKEVVTKRSTFELNKALGRLHILEGLKIALEHIDEVIALIKQSKNTQEARVSLIDRFGLSEKQATSILEMRLQRLTNLEQTKILEDYENTSKEIARLREILANEKLLLDIVKAELIEVKDRYGDKRQTEIVDQVPDITIEDMIKDEEVVVTITHRGYIKRTALDQYRAQLRGGKGKIGIVVRDEDFVDQIYTAYTHDHFIFFTNAGKAYTIKVHEIPEAPMTSKGKPLINLINAEKNERITAIAHTREFEEDKYLLLVTKKGQVKKISLSALSRMRSTGLIVMKLPEDDNLMGTLQTDGNNEVMVATKKGKSIRFHESDVRPMGRVAYGIRGIRLRKNDEVVSVEIVDRDCNVFTVTEKGYGKVSPCSEYRNQTRGGTGIINVRCGAKNGDVVGLKKVTEASEIILVTDTGRTIRFNAKDMPVQKRGGLGVKLMDLAGDKTISSVAIAGEEGPQARDETPVKDNGPETTAE, from the coding sequence ATGCACACCTCGGTTGTTACTGTACCCATAGAAGAAGAAATGAAGCGATCATACATGGATTATGCCATGAGCATAATCATCGGGAGGGCACTGCCGGACGTGAGAGACGGCCTCAAACCGGTCCACCGGAGAATTCTTTATGCCATGTATGAGCTGGGTAATACCCACGACAAGCCGTATAAGAAATCAGCCAGAGTGGTGGGGGATGTGATAGGTAAGTTTCACCCTCATGGCGACCAAGCTGTTTATGACGCCATCGCCCGTATGGTGCAAGATTTCTCCATGAGGTATCCCTTAGTCGACGGCCAGGGCAACTTCGGCTCTATTGATGGGGACGCCCCGGCAGCCATGAGGTATACCGAGGTAAGACTCTCAAGGATCGCGGAAGAAATACTCAAGGATATCGAAAAAGAAACAGTCGGGTTTAGGCCGAATTATGACGAGTCTCTTGTCGAACCGGTCGTTATGCCCACCAGGATTCCCAACCTCCTCGTAAACGGTTCTTCAGGTATCGCCGTAGGTATGGCAACCAATATCCCCCCTCACAACCTGACGGAAGTGGTGAACGGCATCGTTGCATATATAGACAATCCAGAGATTACCCTTGATGAGCTTCTGACTTATGTCACGGGTCCGGATTTCCCAACCCAGGCCATTATTTACGGCAGGCAGGGCATAAGAGAGGCATACGAGACAGGAAGAGGACATATCACTCTCAGGGCCCGGGCATCAATCGAAAAGAAGAAGGACGGAAGGGAAATGATAGTCGTTTCTGAGATTCCTTATCAAGTCAACAAGCTGCGACTCATTGAGACAATCGCTGATCTTGTAAATACGAAAAAAATTGAAGGTGTATCAAATCTGAAAGACGAGTCAAACAGGGAAGGGATACGGCTCGTTATCGAGTTGAAACGGGGTGAGATGGGACCGCCCATTCTCAATCAGCTGTATAAACATACCCAGCTGCAAACCACCTTCGGAATCATATTCCTCACCATCGTAAACAACGAGCCAAAAGTACTCAGTTTGAAAGAATTGATCACGGAATTCATCCTCTTCAGGAAAGAGGTAGTGACAAAAAGGTCGACCTTCGAGCTCAATAAAGCCTTGGGCAGGCTCCATATCCTAGAAGGTCTGAAGATAGCTCTTGAGCATATCGACGAAGTAATCGCCCTTATTAAACAGTCGAAAAACACCCAGGAAGCCAGGGTCTCCCTGATTGACCGCTTCGGCCTGTCAGAAAAGCAAGCTACGAGCATTCTCGAAATGCGCCTCCAAAGGCTTACAAATCTCGAACAGACGAAAATCCTCGAAGATTACGAAAATACCTCCAAAGAGATTGCGCGGCTAAGAGAAATACTTGCCAACGAGAAGCTTCTCCTTGATATCGTGAAGGCAGAGCTTATTGAAGTCAAAGATCGATACGGAGACAAACGGCAAACCGAGATCGTGGATCAGGTGCCGGATATCACTATTGAGGACATGATCAAAGACGAGGAGGTCGTGGTTACTATTACCCACAGGGGCTATATCAAGAGAACGGCCCTTGACCAGTACAGAGCCCAGCTTCGCGGAGGAAAAGGGAAAATAGGAATCGTGGTGAGGGACGAGGACTTCGTTGACCAGATCTATACAGCCTACACCCACGACCACTTCATATTTTTTACAAATGCGGGGAAGGCTTATACCATCAAAGTCCATGAGATTCCAGAAGCTCCAATGACGTCCAAGGGAAAACCCCTGATCAATCTCATCAACGCGGAGAAAAATGAGAGGATAACGGCCATAGCCCACACGCGGGAGTTTGAAGAGGACAAGTATCTCCTTCTCGTAACCAAGAAGGGGCAGGTGAAAAAGATAAGCCTGAGCGCCCTCAGCCGCATGAGATCCACTGGCCTCATAGTAATGAAGCTTCCGGAAGATGACAACCTCATGGGCACCCTCCAGACGGACGGAAACAATGAGGTTATGGTGGCCACAAAGAAGGGCAAATCAATAAGGTTCCACGAGAGCGATGTGAGACCCATGGGAAGGGTTGCTTACGGAATAAGAGGGATCAGGCTCAGGAAGAATGACGAGGTCGTCTCGGTCGAGATAGTCGACCGGGATTGCAATGTTTTTACTGTTACAGAAAAGGGCTACGGAAAAGTCTCACCCTGTTCCGAATACAGAAACCAGACCAGAGGCGGCACCGGCATCATAAATGTGCGTTGCGGCGCCAAGAACGGCGATGTGGTCGGTTTAAAAAAGGTGACTGAAGCAAGTGAGATCATCCTCGTTACCGACACGGGGAGGACCATAAGGTTCAACGCAAAAGACATGCCCGTCCAGAAAAGGGGCGGCCTCGGCGTAAAACTGATGGATCTTGCAGGGGACAAGACGATAAGCTCTGTAGCCATTGCAGGAGAGGAAGGCCCTCAGGCCCGGGACGAAACTCCCGTAAAAGATAACGGACCTGAGACCACCGCTGAGTGA
- a CDS encoding NAD(P)-dependent glycerol-3-phosphate dehydrogenase, with amino-acid sequence MNAPRYDIGMIGAGAWGTAVAIHLAKKGLTVLLWVYEKELYETLRASRKNNLYLPSFRLPGSIEFTDCLEMLSGSTEDIIIATPSFATRATIAPVSEILKGKNILILTKGFEINTLLRMSEVVAETVGGDSRIATLSGPSFAQEVAEGAFTSVVVSSEDNDFSYYLQTKIHSDNFRVYTSRDIIGVELGGAMKNVMAIGAGIIEGLGLGSNARAAFITRALAEIKRLGKALGAKETTFMGLSGIGDLILTAYGNLSRNRAFGIELANGKRPEDVIRARKFVVEGYYTIKAAYTLALNSGIEMPITRELYRISYEGKDLTASIAEIKTRVLKEEDE; translated from the coding sequence ATGAACGCACCCCGATATGATATAGGAATGATCGGCGCGGGCGCTTGGGGCACGGCCGTTGCCATACACTTGGCGAAAAAAGGACTCACCGTCCTTCTCTGGGTATACGAAAAGGAACTGTACGAAACACTCAGGGCAAGTCGAAAAAATAATCTCTACCTGCCCTCCTTCCGACTTCCCGGCTCAATAGAATTCACAGATTGCCTTGAAATGCTTTCCGGCTCAACGGAGGACATCATAATCGCCACACCGTCCTTCGCCACGAGAGCCACCATAGCTCCCGTGTCGGAAATTTTGAAGGGCAAGAACATCCTGATCCTCACAAAGGGATTCGAAATCAATACCTTATTGAGAATGAGCGAAGTAGTTGCGGAGACCGTGGGGGGAGACTCACGGATCGCCACCCTCTCCGGTCCCTCCTTTGCACAAGAAGTAGCCGAGGGGGCTTTCACGTCGGTCGTAGTCTCGTCCGAAGACAACGACTTTTCCTATTATCTTCAGACAAAAATCCACAGCGACAATTTCAGGGTCTATACATCCAGAGACATAATAGGTGTGGAGTTGGGAGGGGCCATGAAGAACGTGATGGCCATAGGAGCCGGGATCATAGAAGGCTTGGGGCTTGGCTCCAATGCCAGAGCAGCCTTTATCACCAGGGCGCTGGCGGAAATTAAACGCCTTGGAAAAGCCCTTGGGGCGAAAGAAACAACATTCATGGGGCTTTCCGGCATAGGGGATCTCATACTTACCGCCTACGGAAATCTAAGCAGAAACAGGGCCTTCGGCATTGAGCTGGCCAACGGAAAAAGGCCGGAAGACGTAATAAGAGCCCGAAAATTCGTTGTAGAAGGGTACTATACCATTAAAGCCGCATACACCCTCGCCCTGAATTCTGGAATAGAAATGCCCATCACTCGCGAGCTATACCGTATCTCGTATGAAGGTAAGGATCTCACGGCGTCAATTGCTGAAATCAAAACAAGGGTTCTCAAGGAAGAAGACGAGTAG